CACAACTTTCCCTTGCTCAAAAACAAGGACATGTTTACCCACATGTTCATGCCTACAGTGTCATACATTATAGATAGTAATGCTTTGTGGAACACTGGAAATTTTTCAACTTTAAAGCTTATTTTCACATCATCCATGCATATTTGGCCTCTATTTTTGCATAATAGTATCTGCAAAtcttttttacagtttatttaaaaccaTAAATGTACAGGGTGGGTTGGGGGAATGATACAAAACAGAACAAGCACCACTTGTGAAGAACAGTCATACAAAGTCTTGCTATTTTCAAAATTGAAATATGAAATAGATTGCCTGtcctaaaactgttttttaaatgtgcttGAAAGCAAAGGTAATAAAATGGAAGGTAGAACATAGAGCTGGGTTTAATAACATGGATTTcagaattttattaaaatctctTCTCAGCCATATCACAATTACATGAACAAGCTTTGGAGATAAATCTGCACTAGCAGGATAATACaagctaaaataatatttagatCCATATGACAATACTCTAAGAAATGTTTCCTGTAAGTGTAAagatgtttaattttgtttggaaTATAAATACAATACTACAGTGATAAACCATGTAACACATATactaaaattaaaagttttgctGTTATACTTGGTGTTTAAAAAGCTTGATGGGTGATGAATTTCATATACATTGTCATCACTTTGGTGCAGTCATAGATCTTGACAGTTTATCGATGGAATGTTGATATGGTGCAGTTCCTAATTTTCTATGGGATGCAGTTAGCACACCACCTGTATCTGTGCTCTGCCGTCTTGTATATCACAGAACAGATGAATGAGGAATAAAAACACCACTACAACTGTCCAGCATGTGACAGCTAAGTTGGTTGTAAATTGAATTTATTGCCTCAAGCAGTAGGACCACAGAGATAACCCATGGACATCCCCAGTTGTACTATCAACCAATGATAGGAAACTAGTGGTGGTCATTACAAATGTGCAGTGTGCATCACTGGTCTGATGGCTGAGACTGTAGAGGTGGTCAGCATCCATATCTTTTATGACATGCTTGTTGGATTTCCAGAAAGTCCACATTGGATGCAAATTGGACTGCGAACAGCTTGAAGATGGGCTCTTACAAGGCACAAGTCTTGTAAACTTGAGAAAGCTTGGCTACATTTTTCCAGTCGTGCTCTTGGTTTTACAGGAAGCTTAAGAACTGTTTTTCAAAGTTATCTGGAATGGCTCTGACCATTGGCATCATCTTAGAGATTTACCAAAGCCATAAATAACATCAATAATTTTCCAAGTATGTAGAGGGAGAAGCAGCAGCTGTGCGACACATGGCAGCAAGCAATCTCAGCTTGAGCTAAAATCAGGGCTAATGGCATCAGACCATGATGCACAAGTGTGCATTATACAGCTTGAGATAAGATGAACCTCCTTCCCCTTGTATGGACTTGACAGCTGATGACAAATGTTATCATTTTCTTATCTCTGGCCTATCTTTGTGCTCAAGCGTTCAACACATGGCATGAAGGAAAATTGGTCAAAACAAGGCATGTGTATGTATGGCAGACTGCTGTGGatagatttttttcctctttcatcaaCTGTGAATAGATGGCAGCTTTCAAATACAACTTATGATGCGGCTCAcctaatattttctttcaattttacATGTGGCCATAACACATTTTAAAGTAGTTCATAAACAAGCATTAATAACTAATAACAAAAGACCTTAAGTTTCCCTGGCCAGAGCTAGGTAAATGAAATTTAGAGCCATCTTGAGATTTTTAGCTTTACAGtttctttctacaaaaaaattagttttgaatcaaaacacaaacttatattattggactgctggcagacaatttttttacagttaactaCTGAAACGAGGCATGTGTgaacaaagcttccggtttattcacatttattgtttaggcttgctgagactaacagcgagaACTTCGCAAAAGGCTAAGCATTGGCTttcggcagacagcaatctacctatacacatccgtgatCAAAATTATCTTCTGATAACAGCAAGCCAGGTCAGTGTGTTCTtgtagaacttttaaaaatgtgtgtcaGTTGTGTAATtcacaaatgcatgcaaaaatacaagttctttctttttcttttccatatttCTAGTTTGTACACACATTTTGGCATAGTTCACATATCTTAAACAGGAACAGATTGGAGAGAAGCCTGTATTCTGAAACTTTTCCAAAGCCAGTTTAAGGGTAttggtatttaaaaataaatggagcAATTTTCTTGCTTGGTGTTTTCATGTATTTGATAACAGCAAAGCAACGCAACAAGGATTTTACGACAGACACAACAAGTACAAGCACATTAGCATTCAGTTTTCATAGCTGACCTGCTACTCAGCACATCAGATTGTAACATCTGAAGGATgcaaaactaaattaaaaactaaaataccATGCATATAAATTCtatttaaataaaatccatAACAAAAGTTCCTAAGAGTCTAGGTTAATTATATATCAAGTAGCACTTCTGGTGAGAGCAAGAAAAGGTATATAAATCACACTTCAAATACCTGTTAAAGTTTTGCTACACATTCTATGTGGATAACATTAGGATAACACACAATTCTGTTGTGGGTACAGATGACAAGCTGGTATAGGAACCATAAACctcaaaacaaattatgtcCATGTACAGGAAGAGGTCAGGCTAGATAGTAAGTGCTAAATAAACATTCAATTAAGAACTACAATGATGCATGCTTTTTGTTCATCATAAACATGTACTTGTAGCTATAAATACCTGCACATTGCTCACTGCTGTTTTACAAGCTTTCATTCCTTGTGTGTTGCATTTCCTCCATGTTTGTAGCCAAGAGGTCTGAGAAACTGCATTGTATCTGTAGAGGTATTCCAAAGCCTGGTTACTATAACTTCTCCTGCCAGACATCCTTGCTGCTAAACACTATGTTTGAGCAATCAAGCTCTGACATCATATGAATTATCTCTCTGAAGACAAAACAGTGTCAAACATCACGTCCCAAAGTTAGCACCTGTATTTTCTTTGTGGACACCATGTTCAAAAAGATGTCTGCATCTAGAAAAACTGTGGTTATTACAATTTTGAGCCACCTACAGCAAGACTTCAGTTCAGATTTCCTTTGACAAATGCATAAAATGATAAGGCCTTGAGAACAACTGACCAAGATCAATCAAATTGCAGCAAAGCTCCTATTTTCTGGCTCTGTGTGGTGGGCAGTATGGgataaaaaaaagagcaatatTGATTTATGGAGATGATCATGATAAAGAAAACCAGTGGTTATGTTATACAAAACTCACTACAGCCTATAGTTCCATTTTCTCCTTACAGAAACAAAGCCTTACAAAAGTTCCACTATTATACGcttcacaaataaaacatgcagATGTTCTGTAGAATATTATATTCATAGAAGTGGGAATTTTGACATAGGCTGATAACTCCTGAGTGAAATGGAAATGATCTGTGAGGCACTTATGACTTACTCTGGATTCCAAAGATTCAATACACTTTAAAGCTTTCAAGTATGAACAGAGAGAAGATGATGTCACAGACTAGGATGAACTTTCTTCCATTCTCCGAGCAACACAACATGCACATGTGCTAATCTGTCGTACATCCAAAAGCTATGGCACAAATGTGTACATGAATGGTTTATATGTCTGAGCAAGCTAATTACCTTAAGGGCAAATTATCAATGCCTTGATTCACAGCCATTATCTTGGTGTTAGGGAAACAGAAAGAAGGGTAAGCATATTTGATGTATGATTTCCACGTCTATTAAAGTTCCCTCTCCTGGATTGAAAACTCCTTAAACATGAGGAAATTCTTCAAACTGCGTGGCAAAGGCAACTGCTCGATGCTACTGTCAATGCTTATTGGCAGATGTCTTCGTACAGTAATACGACATATGTCTTTCAAAGAAAGCAGTGGATTCAGCAAGGTGTGTATCCATGGTGAGATCTGACTGTAGCTGCTGCACATGGACAGCTGATGTACCTTAGTGGCTAGAGTGCCTTGAACCAGTGGGCGAGACCCTGCTTTCAGGAGAAGTCGCCAGGATAGCAGCTCTTTGCTGGTGGGCCCTATCACTTCAGGGTTTCCCAGGATGGACTTAGACAAGCTTAAGGACACTAGTTCTGACATTTCCTCTGCTGTGATCTTGGCACCATAGGACAGCAGAAGGCGAATTTTATCCACTGAGTTGTGGACATAAGCAAAGATAAGGGGCTTGTGCTTCCTCCATCCACCCCCCTTGTTGACATCTGCTCCATGTTCAAGCAGCAGCTGCACTAAAGACAAAGATGAGCTGGCAGATGTGCAGGCACACCCCAGAGGGGTACGTTGATTGTCATCCAGTCTGTTCACATCCATCCCTAGCTGGAGAAATTCTTTGACAATACCCACAGCCCCAAACTGCACTGCAGCTGGCAGCAGTGTGGCCTCCTTGGGGTCGGCTCCTGCCTGCAGCAGAGTCTTTGCAATTATAATTGGAGGAAAGCAGCGCGGGtccctctctctgtcacttGTGCCTTTAGCGGCAGTGGCATGCTCTGGACGGCAGTACCAAGAAAACCAGAGTTCTGAGCTCTTACAAGCAACCTAAAAAAAGTACAGACACATGTAAACTcatgcaaatacatacacacacacacacaaatgttgcagtaaaatattgatttctttttaattcacaATGAAAGAAACAATACCTATA
This is a stretch of genomic DNA from Pomacea canaliculata isolate SZHN2017 linkage group LG3, ASM307304v1, whole genome shotgun sequence. It encodes these proteins:
- the LOC112559395 gene encoding tankyrase-2-like isoform X2; translated protein: MCSFCIQLESSSTEASMAQEDTEQWLKELMAVIKAGHTQRVGELLAAGFDINRVEEDERMSPLSLACQSGNVEIAKMLLEHGADVNVPGPDGQMALHHLCSAEEWKPELAELGELLIAHGASLDAADNTGATPVLKACEVESHRLVQALCSAGCDVNIPTVNGDSPIQVACKSSELWFSWYCRPEHATAAKGTSDRERDPRCFPPIIIAKTLLQAGADPKEATLLPAAVQFGAVGIVKEFLQLGMDVNRLDDNQRTPLGCACTSASSSLSLVQLLLEHGADVNKGGGWRKHKPLIFAYVHNSVDKIRLLLSYGAKITAEEMSELVSLSLSKSILGNPEVIGPTSKELLSWRLLLKAGSRPLVQGTLATKVHQLSMCSSYSQISPWIHTLLNPLLSLKDICRITVRRHLPISIDSSIEQLPLPRSLKNFLMFKEFSIQEREL
- the LOC112559395 gene encoding tankyrase-2-like isoform X1 — its product is MCSFCSIQLESSSTEASMAQEDTEQWLKELMAVIKAGHTQRVGELLAAGFDINRVEEDERMSPLSLACQSGNVEIAKMLLEHGADVNVPGPDGQMALHHLCSAEEWKPELAELGELLIAHGASLDAADNTGATPVLKACEVESHRLVQALCSAGCDVNIPTVNGDSPIQVACKSSELWFSWYCRPEHATAAKGTSDRERDPRCFPPIIIAKTLLQAGADPKEATLLPAAVQFGAVGIVKEFLQLGMDVNRLDDNQRTPLGCACTSASSSLSLVQLLLEHGADVNKGGGWRKHKPLIFAYVHNSVDKIRLLLSYGAKITAEEMSELVSLSLSKSILGNPEVIGPTSKELLSWRLLLKAGSRPLVQGTLATKVHQLSMCSSYSQISPWIHTLLNPLLSLKDICRITVRRHLPISIDSSIEQLPLPRSLKNFLMFKEFSIQEREL
- the LOC112559395 gene encoding tankyrase-2-like isoform X3 — encoded protein: MAQEDTEQWLKELMAVIKAGHTQRVGELLAAGFDINRVEEDERMSPLSLACQSGNVEIAKMLLEHGADVNVPGPDGQMALHHLCSAEEWKPELAELGELLIAHGASLDAADNTGATPVLKACEVESHRLVQALCSAGCDVNIPTVNGDSPIQVACKSSELWFSWYCRPEHATAAKGTSDRERDPRCFPPIIIAKTLLQAGADPKEATLLPAAVQFGAVGIVKEFLQLGMDVNRLDDNQRTPLGCACTSASSSLSLVQLLLEHGADVNKGGGWRKHKPLIFAYVHNSVDKIRLLLSYGAKITAEEMSELVSLSLSKSILGNPEVIGPTSKELLSWRLLLKAGSRPLVQGTLATKVHQLSMCSSYSQISPWIHTLLNPLLSLKDICRITVRRHLPISIDSSIEQLPLPRSLKNFLMFKEFSIQEREL